The sequence GCGATAGCGGGTTCTATGAGCAGAACCTTGCGGACGATGCGCTCATGGTCTTTGCCGATCCCGTGGGCGTGCTGAACAGAGAGGCCATCGTCGAGTCGATCGGTGCATCGTCACGGTGGCGCCAGGTCGAGATGACAGAGATTCAGCAGCTCGAAATCGGAGCGGACGCGGTGCTGCTCACCTATCTCGCATCGGCGGTGCGGGACGGA comes from Longimicrobiales bacterium and encodes:
- a CDS encoding nuclear transport factor 2 family protein, producing MMQELLDLEQKFWKGDSGFYEQNLADDALMVFADPVGVLNREAIVESIGASSRWRQVEMTEIQQLEIGADAVLLTYLASAVRDGSEPAYQARASSLYVMREGAWMLAFHQQTPVA